The DNA region acggccctgtccctacttttttgagatggtaaaatgtctcagtttaacatttCATATGTTGTTTAAATCTGGGTTTACGTGATTTGACCGTCATTGacgtctgttttatttatattttacccaGCGCCCCGTTTAGTTTCCTTTTTATCAGACGGAGTGATTAATGGTTAGATCTCAGCTCTTCCTGACGCCGTCCTGCTGGGACTCTCTGATGAACCAGCCTTTACCTCAGTGCCGCCCCGGGATGATTGGTGgtccgtttctgtgtttcagggTGAACGATGTGATCCTGAGAGTGAACGAGGTCGACGTCCGGGATGTGACCCACAGCCGAGCCGTGGAGGCTCTGAAGGAGGCAGGCTCTCTGGTCCGGCTCTACGTCCGCAGGAGGAAACCGGTGTCTGAGAAAGTCATGGAGATCAAGCTGGTGAAAGGACCCAAAGGTGAGACCAAGGGGTGCATGATCATCAATAAAGAGAGTTCCTTAGAGGGCAGGAGGAGCATAGAGAGGTGCAGAGATGACATTAGAACACACAACTGATTTTATGCTTTCCTGTTgatgtttatttaaatatttttaatgcctgaTTAAGCTGAGGAGCTCTTTTACTCAGCCCTGGTCTTCTGTTTCAGGTCTGGGCTTCAGTATAGCAGGCGGAGTGGGGAACCAGCACATCCCTGGTGACAACAGCATTTATGTCACAAAGATCATCGAAGGAGGCGCCGCACATAAAGACGGGAGGCTGCAGATCGGAGACAAACTGCTGGCTGTGAGTGCTCCGACTCCATCGACTTAATAAAACCCAGTGTTCAGAGAGGAATATCAGAAATCAGTGATAGTTTACAGGAATTTAACCCTGCAGCTGGACTGAACATCTGTAGCAtgaactgttatttttattttcctgtaatTTAGTTCAAAATAGCTTGAAAAAGAAGACGAGTTGATCCTGATCCTGTTTTATTGGATTAACAGAATAACTCTAacgcaggggtgtcaaactcaaggcccgggggccaaatccggcccctggtgcagttatacccaacccaccagatcatatcatatttctattaGAACTGgcctgaggtctgcagatttcctccagtataaaaatgtaaacttaacctggatGATTGAAAacatccttgttaagtcataagaatgaaaagagtaaagagttaaaataatctgataaaaagtcaggaatgtgggaaaagaaattcgTACTTTCATGTCATAGTTTCAATTTTGCACCTCACAATTATGACCTAAAgtagttttgaccttttcaaatcacaactttgactttctatctcacattttgaccatttaaattcacaattttaatatttaagacatattttaacaatttcaactcctaactctGGCTTTCAATCCCACATATTTACCTTTTTGATTGAAAATCtaaaatttttatctcatcccttgacctttaaaactcatgattttaatttttctctcataactagacttttaaaattcatgatttagagttttatcttatattttggcCTGTAAAACTCTTGACTTTgcactttatctcatattttcacctttttaactcattttttttttttttcttctcatattttgagcttttcaactactaactttgacttttaatcccaaatattgaccttttgattcaaaattttacatttttatctgatcttttaaccttttaaaatcataattttgaatattctcatattttgacatttagagctccagattttgaatgttatctcagaatcatttattataaatgggtttttttccccctatAATTTATTACCGTTGAAGGTTaaacctaaatccagaatccggcccctgctgtgattgggtCGCTCCACGCTCCAGTCTGTGGTCTGGTGTGACTCGTCTCCTCTGCGTTTTCAGGTGAACAGTGCTTGCCTGGAGGAGGTGAGCCACGAACACGCCGTCACTGCCTTGAAAAACACTCCTGACGTGGTCTACTTGAAAGTGGCTAAACCCAACAGTGTCTTCATGAACGACAGCTTCGCCCCGCCCGACCTCACCAACTGTGAGTCCACATTTCTACCTTCCTGTTCAAACTGAGGGGTTTCttcagggttcctgcagatccttatGAAGTCTTAAAGgagaattttagaatttaagACCGTAGAGCGTGGTATTTTCACTTGTTCTAGGCTGTAAACATggttatttctgctgtaaagtttGATATTCTAATGTGAGACGGCCTGCAGCTTTTGGTACttccattttttcctcattcttTAACAAACTGGGAGCTCTGGTTTCGCTCTGATCTCTGCATGAGTCGAGCATAAAGATCATCAGACAGCAGTTATTTTCATCTGCAGCCAGCAGTGGATAAATAATTCTGATGGTTATGattaaaacatcacaaatgGAGAAATAATTCAGCagcttaaatgtttaaatgaaacTGAGAATGACGGTGTTTTTATACGTCTTTATACTTCCTGTCCTCATGACTCGTTAGGAGTTTTAATCAGAGCTGAGCAGAAAAGCTCTCTGATGATTCTCTCCCATGTTTGAATGAATATTCAGAGTCAAACTCAGGGGTTTATCTCAAAGATTCAAACTAAAGTTATCTGATATATCTTTAATatcatcacagaatgatgcctGTTTAAGGCAGCACTGCCTGAGGGGTCAAAGTTCACAGGTGCTTACCAAGGTTGTtctagttaactaaaactacgatgaaaaaatccttttatttaactgaaactaaataaaacctGACATGAACACACAAGCCTGGAGAGAATAAAAGCGCCAGATTTGGTTGAAGAtaacttcacacaatggtaattttaggtcttgagtggtaaactaacattaaagttgaaaaattgcTGTGAAAATTGAAATGCCTTTTTAGATTTTGCCTCTGGTCGGTATCCCACATTACCAAAAAACCTAAAACCAAtactgaaataataaaaactaaactaaaacaaagcaattTTACAAAACAGCAGTAagaactaattaaaactaaactgaaatttaaaacaaatggtaaaaactacatgaaaattaaaactaatgaaaaatcccaaactattacaACCAACCAGTCCAGGTTATACCCCGCCTCTCagccagtgacagctgggataggctccagcgtCCCACAACCTGAATGGGAGAAGATGGATGtatctgttttattcacattttatatATCATTCCAACTTTTGGGGGGGAATTGGAGCCCTCTTTTGTTGCCGTAGGATGCTGTTGCTTACTTGTGGACCATCTGGAGTCTGATCTATCATGTTTAACGTGGCGTTATACTTCAGACAGTTTAATCTGTGTGAGCTTTTCTGTTTCTAAGTGTTTCTGCTCTCTTGTACAGAGCTTCACAGGAGATTTTAAACTCTCAATCATGAATGTAGAAGAAAGACAGAGCAGATATGAAGAGATTTAAAGAGAACCAAAACAAACAGCCTGGTGTTTGTCAGAGTCTCTTGGCCAAATGTTGAAGAGGCTGAACAGGATGGTTTAGAATTCTGCTCCCCTAGTTTCTACTTTgctgtgtttatttctcttctAAAGATCAGATCTGTCTTGAATCAGTCTCCACCGTCATCCATCAGACCCCTTCAGGATGTCACCAACGCCCTTCATccccctctcttcttcttcatttcttatcctcttcatcctccccTCTCTGCCCCCCACCAATCGCACAAACGCCCTCATAAACAAACGCTCGCCGCGGTTGAGTCGCGTGAAGGACGAGCAGCAAATCCAATCAGCGAGCGTCGAGCTGCATCACAAACTCCGGCTGCTGTCACTGTGTTCAGGCTAATCCAGCGACCCAGCAGCAATGGGGGGGTGAGGAGATGAGGAAGGAGGGGTAATATGTTTAATGACATCCTGACACGGTGGGAAAGATCAGAACCAGAGGTAACAGATGAAGAATAACTCAGTTATGTTTGCTCCGACTCCACGGCAGCAAAACAAACATTGAGGAAGAGATTGTTGACATGATGGAGACGGTATCCCTTTGCAACAATGCtctaaatgtagctcaggttcctcccaataccatgtttctacacctggattggacatgattctgaaggctcacacctctctatagaagacagcacagctgacagtgatatcagagcagaaaccaagagATCAAGGACAGGATTGTTGGCAGGCACAGACCTGGGGAAGGTtagacagaaacatttctgctgctctgaaggttcccaagagaacagtggcctccagaattctcacatggaagaagtttggaccaACAAAGACTCTTCTAGagctgactgagctccagagatcctgtgtggagaaaGATTCTCCTCAGTAAACTCATGAAAGCCTGGttggaatttgcaaaaaaaaaaaaaaaaaaccctaaaggACTCTCAGAGTGTGAAAAACAAGATTCACTGGTCTGataaaaccaagattgaactgtttggcctcagttctaaacGTTacgtctggaggaaaccaggcattGCTTATCACCTGACCAATGCCATCCAAacagtagtggcagcatcatgctgtgggggtgtttctcagcagcagggactgggggACTGGTCAAGGTTGAGGGGAAGTACAGaaatatcctcaatgaaaacctgttccctAGTACCcaagacctcagactgggctgaaggttcactttccaacatgacagtgaccTTAAACACAGCCAGGACTACACAGGAGTGAATTAGGGACGACTTTGTGACTTTTCTAGAGAGACCAAGCCAGAGCCTTGGCCCGGACCTGATCCAGAaggtccccatccaacctgactgagcttgagaggatttgcaaagaagaatggtaGAAAAACCCCAATCCAGGTGACCAAAGCTTGCTGAATGCCAAACGTCAGTTTCAAGGACTGAATGAGAGCCTAAGACTGCAGAGAGAATTTACACAGACTGGTTAAActgaaaaccagaaaaaaggaaTCATGATTCACATATTGATTGCTCTTGTTTTGCTCTTTCTTGTACTGACTTAAAAAAGTTGTTGGTTTTGGTTcaataaaagttagaaatattagaaaaatatggtaaatcACAGATGATACATACTCTTTAATGTCTCAATAAAactaggattaaaaaaaagaaagaaataaactcCACATCTGTTAAGTCTGGTAGTTTGGAGCGTGCATACACATTCCTAAAAACATGAGTTTGTCTATCTCAGATGTGtaggtttttcagatgtgtagTGATCAGACCCAGTTAAGTTTCTTGCTCCCTTCTTTAGTTCTCGACCCCCTTGGCGTCTCCTCGCCTCGTCCAATCAGAGCGTAACAGGAGCCGTCATGTGGGTGTAGAGGACGGTGTGTGATCAGACGGAGAGACGCTGAAGGGGCAGAGGatgaaactcaaacacagacgGCGTGGACGAGTTTtaacgctctctctctctctctctctctctctcatattCATCTGATATTTTCTGATTCAGGATCTATTTTTATCCCGGCGTAGAGCGTGGATTTAGTCTCCAACTCCTCACACtgacctgtttttattttggtgcaTCTTTTACAGCGTACTCCCAGCACATGGAGAACCATATCAGCCCCCCCAACTTCCTGGGTCAGCCCCTCCCCCCACCAGCCTCCTCGGGACGCTACTCCCCGACGCCGAAGAGCATGCTGGGAGACGATGATGTCACACGGTAAGGACTGAAATGTCATTTTCTCTGATAGCAGACAGCTGTGGGATCAATAAGAGTTCATGTAGACCCTTAAAAGTCTTTAAAGAGATTTTTAGGATGTTTTCATCCCTACAGATCGATTAGTTTGGTCTGAATCATGTTTGTTAGTTTGACTCCAGATGAACCagacgcacaccttccagagcttatgtctggtcagtcctcagaatattctCCCacaagtcttggggatcatcaggatgtttttagtcatatgtgagacgagcctttgtgttcttttttgtcagcagtggttttggccttggaactctcccatgatgccgttgttgcccagtctctttctgattgttgaatcatgaactctgaccttaacgtagtcagtgaggcctgcaggtctttagatgttgttctggagTTCTCTTGTAGTCATGTTGGTAGGCGGGcctgagaaggttcaccactgtttacAGTTTTCCCCtgttgtggataatggcttttAGCGTGGTGGTCTGGAGTCCGAAAGCTTTAGAAATGcctgtaaccctttcagactgatagatgtcagagACTTTGTTTCTAATCCGTTCTCTTTAGATGGTTCCAtaatgtgttggagatcttttagcctacctCACTGTCAGACAAGTTCTAGTTAAGGGATTCTGGatccagcaggtctggcagtgaccaggtctgggtgtggatagagaaactgaactcagctttataAAAAGAGCGTTCAATCAGAGTTAGAGAGTCATGGTTTAACAAAGAggactttttcacacagggccaggtaaGTTAGGGTGTCTTTTTTACCCtctgtaaataaaatcatcatttaaaaacttacTCTGTATTtcctcaggttatctttgtctaatatttaaattagttttatgatctgaaacatttaagtgtgacaaatgtgtattaaaaacaaacaggaagtgagcaAACACCAGAGCAGGAGTTGGTTTGAGGTGAAGACATTTGACATCCATGGGATGTAATTCCTGATAAAGCTTGTTGGTGGTAgagatatttatttactttgacTGCAGGTTTCTCCTCATGCTCAGCTGTTTGTGATCACTTTTACTGAAACACTGTTAATGTGGATATTTGAACAGACAAATATCAGTTCATATTTATGGAGACACAATCAGCTGATTTAGCCTCCAGACTGGACTCAGGTAACCAGAGACTCAGGACATCAGACGAACCCCTAGAGTAGTTCTATCCTCATAGCAGCAGGTTGGTTTGTGCCTGCTCGCCCTCTGCTGGTGAAAACCTgcaatcacaaacacaccacctaCCAAAGAACTCTTCTGACACATCTGGAGTTAGGATTTATTTCCTGTTTAGTCTTCTGTCAGAAGTGTCTCTGCATTGATAAAGGTGTAATATGTCTGAGCGTCTATCAGAGGAGAGTCTCTGTGATGTTCCGTCTCTGTAACAGTGTTACGGCCtcttaaaaattattcatttaaaccgggaaaaaaaataaggctCGTATCAAAAGAGACTATAACATATATAAAAGGACACAGACAAATGGTTTGCGTTCCAAAATAAtccaagctttatttttttaactaacaggtcaattaattaattaaacattaatcaaatcaaatgaaataaaaagggcTGCAGCCGCcggccaaaaagaacaaaagaggggTGGTGGACTGGCTAACCACGCAATGGGCCATTGGACCAGCCACCACCCCTAACTAAAACTACCTAACCAAAAAACTAACTATTTaatcaagaaaagaacacaacgAGAAAACAGGACTACCGACGACTACagccaaactaaaacaacaaaacccagcAATCTAAACATGCCTGgggagggaggaaaaggagaaacGGGAAACAAAACGCTTGGTTAACCGAATGAATTAATCCTAAACgaaaaaataattactcaaATACCAAAAAAACCAAACCTCCTCACGCGCTTCTCCATGAGAGTGTCACGGATGCCTGGcccagctctgctctctctgctctgcctgctcTACTCCCCTGCCACTCTAAatactccccctcctccaccctgagTGCTAACAGCACACAGGTGTGCTGTAGCCCACAggtagagggaggagggagaccagagagccagggagagagaggacatgCAGCACTCCAGGACGCACgtaacaaacaggaagtgtgagTGTTTAACCTTCAGGTGTCAGTGTGTTAGAGCCAGGTGACTGTCAGCTGTGACGTttggatgattgacagctgtgTGCTCCAACAGGGAGCCCAGGAAGGTGGTGCTGCACAGAGGAGCGACCGGTCTGGGCTTCAACATCGTGGGCGGAGAGGACGGAGAGGGGATCTTCATCTCCTTCATCCTGGCAGGAGGACCGGCTGACCTCTGTGGCGAGCTGAGGAAAGGAGACAGGCTGGTGTCTGTACGTACAAACACCTCACACACAAAATACAGCCCACCTCCATCGAGCCATAATCAGGCAGCAGCAGTgtcagccactttaaatccacttttgccacttttatctttttttcccaacactctttttattacattttttgcacttaattAACAAAAGTTTCCCCTCTTGTTACAGTGAATGTGTGCATTCTGACATTGGCAAACCATTGAACTAACAAAGACTcagttttggccactttttttagctttttgttcTTTGCAAATTTCCCCCTTTTAGCCACTCTCtcactcatttaagctgctttttgccagtaAATGCCACCTTTTGCTCATGTTTACCCATTCTCCCAccgttttgctgttttttttgcatattttcaatATCATTTCATCATCaattattttgtcacttctcacccatttttgccatttttcaaacttttttttggccattttatgcctatttttccactttcacaattttttgcagctttttaaccatttttgccatctttaacatatttttattgccgcttcccaccaatttttgccacataaatCGTGTTTCTTGCAAAGgtcatttttaacaatttgtcTTTTTGGTTGAGTAACAGTTGAGTGCCCTAAACTGAAGTTTAAtccgcttttattttgaaagtttttatgtttatttaatttacaatGTTTCTGATGTCTAAGAGTGGCAGTCAGAGATAAACCATCTGCAGACTGACTGTCTCTTGTGTAGTTTGGTAAACTGACCACAAAAGCTGATGGACTGTCCAGATTCCACGTCAGTCATCAGACGATCCGTCATATTTCCTCTTTATGATAAAAACTGGCATGTGTCTCTAATCTGACTTgttctgtgttgtgttttcatCCTCAGGTAAACGGGGTGGATCTCCGAAATGCCACACACGAACAGGCTGCAGCCGCCCTGAAGAACGCCGGGCAGACGGTGACCATCATCGCCCACTACAGGCCGGAGGGTGAGACACACATGATCgtctagatcagtgttactcaacatgtggctccagagccacatgtggctctttccTGATGATtggtggctcttttatgtcttaatttgaaatcaGAAAACCTTACAAAAGGGCAACTattacctcagaaattatctattgcaagtcattaatcagtttgttcgCCGcacttatacagttggctttgtcagacttaattgtcaacctttatttttttttatctgtatatttccatatcccttattttctatttttgcccaatatttttctttttttgacacttttaatcaatttttgctgttttaaacccatttagacacccctttttgcctctttctggccacttttctcactttttttgcactttttcactgttttttgctcctttttgcatAGTTAAGCAGCCTTTTGAATgcaacttttttcttatttttgcccttttttgccgcTCTTTGCTGCATTCagcccattttccccacctttttgcctattttaatcattttaactcattttttgccacatttgcttctttttgacTATTCCTACCAGCTCTAACTCAGTTTTtgggtcacttctcacccatttttgccactttctgccccttttttccacttttctccccatgtttgcaacttttcactcagttttggccattttatatctattttgcccttttcaccaatttgacaccacatttttttaccgctttttgacctttttcaccaTCTTCAACTTATTTCCATTGCtgcttcaacacatttttgacactttccaccacttagattgtgactcttgcaaagatttttttaacaatttggctctttggttaagtaacactgatctagatAATTAAGTCATAGATTATTAAAAGCCCTTCAGATTTTTCATGGGTGTTTTTCCTCCTGAAAGATCTCGTCTGGTTTCCTGACTgaggtgttttttaaaaaaagaaacctctTTATTTGTGGTTGTAACATGTTGATTTCCTTGTCGTTTTCAGAGTACAGCCGGTTTGAGGCGAAGATTCACGACCTGAGGGAGCAGATGATGAACAGCAGCATCAGTTCAGGATCAGGATCTTTACGGACGAGTCAGAAGAGGTCGCTTTACGTCAGGTAAGACCGCCTCAGTGACCCGCAGGTTTAAATCACAGGAGAGACAGTGGTGTGTGTGAAGGCCAAAGGGGACACAGTTAATCTAAAGCattcatattcatgtgttcaccATGTTTGATTGTGATGGGGGTGAACAGCATTCAGcattagatgtttttagatcaaatgtgtaatttaaatGAATCTAACTTTCATATGAGCAATGAttcctctccttcttctctccacttttctccatctctcatatttgtgtttttcagagcTCTGTTTGACTACGATAAGACTCGAGACTCGGGTCTGCCGAGTCAGGGCCTCAACTTTAAGTTTGGGGACATCCTTCACGTGGTGAACGCCTCTGATGACGAGTGGTGGCAGGCCCGACAGCTGACGTCTCAGGGCGAGGTGGAGGAGGTCGGGGTGATCCCCAGCAAGAGACGGTAAGGGGATGACCATCGACCAGGGTTCCCTCATGGATCCTTAAATTCTTATATTTGACAGTTCAAGGTCTAAAAATGTCTTAGATTTTAGACGGTGCTAAATATGAAATAGgaaatatgaatgaaaactGTGTCAAATCTAAAACGtgcagaaaacattttaaactctgCATGATGGTATAAAAGCTGCTGTGAGCGTGATGCTGCATCACTAAAATAATACTAAACCTctgctgacctctgacctttcttACTCTCCTACGCTGTGTCCTCTCGGCCCTCAGGGTGGAGAAGAAAGAGCGAGCAAGGTTAAAGACGGTGAAGTTCAACGCAAAGTCACGAGACAGAGGGGTGAGTGTTTCCTTTCTGCTCTGCAGCATCAGCAGGTGCAGAGCAGGAAGTACAGAAGTCCTCCTCCCATGATGCCTTGCATGAATTGACATGTCCTCTAGTAATTCCATTCATGTTTCTATGCACgtctttattttgtgtttttcagaaaacaaaacaggaaacacaacaTGTCTAATTTTAACATCCCTGGGATCATAAATCTTTATTGTTTCATGCTGTGaggaacaggaagtgatgaGATTTAGCTTTGATTAAATGCTGTCAGATAAAGTCTTAGAAGCCTAAGAAGACTTTTTAGATCATCTGCAGCAGCGTATGAAGTTACAAGACCAAGCTGTGAGCAGATTTTATCTGCTTCATTATGTCAGAGAGCCCAGGAGGAGCAGCTGCAGTGAATGTAAagctaaataaacaaaaatcagcCTTTTAAGGGTTCTAATAAGTGAAAGTAAGAACTTTATCTTTGCAcgctaaagagaaaaaaacttcaTCTTAGTCTCATAAAACCACTTCCTTGAATTCATGCAAGGCATCAGAGGACGAGGATGTCTAAGGTTTTTGTATTAAAGTCCTGAAGTGTAAGTCTGAACTCTTTATACTGAACTTAAAGGGTaattcaggaatttttaaacctgttttatgATTTTCTAAGTGTCTGAAAACATTACAGAAAGGATTCCCGAGGAGACAGAGCTTCTTTTATTGAGATTAACATGACTTTTAAACCAGAATAGAATTCattggcaaaaacagctctCAATTATTTACATGGAAGTAAATCAGGCTGTGGCTCTGATCTGTTcaaagaagcagctgtaaataatgcTGCTATAAAGGCTCTCAGCTGATTGTAGTTGTTTAAAGCTCAGTTAACATTTTCAACCagctcttcacaataaaagtccctGGTTATGTTGtttgaatgcttttattatgaaacagGGGGGCATGGTTTGGTCTCCTGCTTGAGCAGGATTTTGAGTGCACATTCCTTTTAGTTTTCTAATACTGTGATGTAACACCGTTACTACTAAAACTGATATAAATGGGGCGCcagtggcctagtggtttaatgTGCGCCCTGTGTATGCCGttggcccgggtttgaatccggcctcaGGCATTTTCCCCCATTTGTCTCTAgatctctcatccctgttttcagttctatccactgttctctgctgtcaataaaggcataaaaagcccaaaaattcatctttttaaaaaagatataaaCTTCTGGTTAGGGATCCTTTCTGGGATGGTGTCAGACACTTAGAGTAACAGCCTGAGCCTCTTAgctggtggtgggaggaagctggattacccagagagaacccacacaggCACGGGgagcatgtaaacacagtaaGGTCCTGACCGGGATGCGAACCAGGAGCCTTATTGCTgagaggcaacagcgctaacctctGCACAGCCCCCTAACACAAAGATTTACTGTTCAGTAAACAGCAGGATTACTCGTACTTACTGAGGAGTGCTCTCAGTCAGACCAGTGCTTCATTTGGTCTaggtcagtggttttcaaagtgtgaggcgggcctccccttgggggcgccacagagcttcaggggaggtgcggaaccataaaccagaaaaaaaggtgatttgctttgctaacctctactgtgcatggagctaaatggataaacttatagttactatagggactaagctatagagcagtgttactcaaccaaagagcaaaattgttcaaaaatacctttgcaagagccacaatctaagaggtaaaaagtggcaaaaacagtttgaagtagcaataaaaataggttaaaagtggctaaatggtcaaaaagcagcaataaatgggtgaaaaggggcaaaaatggggagaaaaagtgtaaaaatggtcagaaagaagcagaaatgggtgagaagtgacaaagaaaatgagtggaaagtgacttaaatgggaaAAACCCGGATCAATAAacgattgattgattgattgattgattgattgaaacaaataggaaacaagtggtatgtaatggcaaatggtagtttaaatgggcaaaaagtggccaaaaaaatggggtaaaagtggcaaaaagacgttgcaaaaatgatcaaaaaattttgaaaaagaggATATTTactgatgaaaggtagcttaaatgggcaaaaaggtaaaaaggggcaaaaatgggataaaagtggaaaaaatggggaaaaggtggcacaaagaagttgtaaaatgacccaaaaaatattttaaaaagggtatttaatggcattataactaaataagagggaaaggcagatgtttaaggacattttcaaaccaaaacatccaaaatgttaaaaacgtttaaagattagacataaatgtttgaaatgttaatttttttttttttccaatttgaatcctttttctgtgggtgggggtccatccaatgaataatttcttcttaggggaggctcgcTCTCACACagtttgaaaacccctgattAATGTAATTAACAAAGTCACAAAGAGCAttaagttaataaaaataataataataactttatttgtatagcacctttaaaaacagagctttgcaaagtgctttgacaataagcagaaacacaaaTGAAACAAAGCATCAAGTTAATAGACTGGTTCGACTGAGGACACTCCTCAGTGAGGACACTCCTCAGTGAGGACACTCCTCAGTAAGGAGACTCCT from Cheilinus undulatus linkage group 13, ASM1832078v1, whole genome shotgun sequence includes:
- the dlg1b gene encoding discs large homolog 1-like protein isoform X15, with translation MLNSVWYAKKMGRRIMGTLRRTKRLHRRLLANPPPVVVNTDSLDTPPYVNGTEADYEYEEITLERGNSGLGFSIAGGTDNPHIGDDPSIFITKVIPGGAAAQDGRLRVNDVILRVNEVDVRDVTHSRAVEALKEAGSLVRLYVRRRKPVSEKVMEIKLVKGPKGLGFSIAGGVGNQHIPGDNSIYVTKIIEGGAAHKDGRLQIGDKLLAVNSACLEEVSHEHAVTALKNTPDVVYLKVAKPNSVFMNDSFAPPDLTNSYSQHMENHISPPNFLGQPLPPPASSGRYSPTPKSMLGDDDVTREPRKVVLHRGATGLGFNIVGGEDGEGIFISFILAGGPADLCGELRKGDRLVSVNGVDLRNATHEQAAAALKNAGQTVTIIAHYRPEEYSRFEAKIHDLREQMMNSSISSGSGSLRTSQKRSLYVRALFDYDKTRDSGLPSQGLNFKFGDILHVVNASDDEWWQARQLTSQGEVEEVGVIPSKRRVEKKERARLKTVKFNAKSRDRGQSLNDKRKKNLFSRKFPFYKSKEASEQETSDVDQHVTSNASDSESSYRGQEEYVLSYEPVIQQEVNYTRPVIILGPMKDRINDDLISEFPDKFGSCVPHTTRPKRDYEVDGRDYHFVISREQMEKDIQDHKFIEAGQYNNHLYGTSVQSVREVAEKGKHCILDVSGNAIKRLQLAQLHPIAIFVKPKSVENIMEMNKRLTEEQGRKTFDRATKLEQEFTEHFTAIVQGDTLEEIYDQVKQIIEEQSGPFIWVQSKEKL